Proteins found in one Leishmania major strain Friedlin complete genome, chromosome 35 genomic segment:
- a CDS encoding putative protein kinase (previous protein_id=AAZ14456.1), whose amino-acid sequence MVTSRGKVRGHVKPASPASAKDAAAFFAAASTAVTASKTSHSSNDGHNPLINDLLKDLDKNSSKDVHGLGHVQEQSGSNANSFSNFDLQLRRPSEESTASCRSSTRNRDKTATDILCKTGQHFVHAMWMHKLEDFFCPADGESAEDVLRRQLRKKDEEEVEAVVLTLVELLEEVRKARSQLVPLAGSLSLLDMPGRKRASFNSMHSAVSTASLMRPPVHETNQLAMAYDQQGNRMINCYRVIANLGRGAYGKVKLGVDTNTGQMVAIKIIDKKLLKRIGGMGSSNQEAALKREIAIMKKVRHRNCVSLYEVIDDPDSHILYLIMEYVPNGPVVRLKPQELSRTALESIEAGIPLSGEVCDKALMRCAVRQSANGDTASLTEAEINSNPTVFLCKPLSQHICALYLRQLVSGLRYMHKRNLVHHDIKPDNILVGTNHHVFLSDFGVSEILSTRQEVKNAVKKNRGSTSDDLISEHSFESDASDSTSEDDAGKPRLGGGTLLFTAPELFDTSVTKRLLDPHLTDVWALGVTLYCMLVGMSPFFGNTYAEVRANILTQTYPWCGKTMYGTPLAAEWRVVLNGLLAKNPNNRWSLARLKSFLDQQSFQQAMRQSAFLEASTRNRSLTSLDGDASPSTSTAQRAAGLAASLSTGTVAKGLKLPLVCSSVAKGTNASLPPPRVVSSPRAVSALPMEASSAARNLWDFDVSEKEVRGATRTVKVEVMRQTTVLSAHTRTIVRRYVEWIRACMHARNFIPLGCASPLSRKSKVGSLVSVQMCAGANKSSKTLTASGEKAHVTHVPVLAVAARFHQASEASPIDTRSCVCPPRRSPHSPAGDTRAGRQRKGSCSSNNGGGRALTCGSLENRALDGRLQSLDAALSIVNLQSTFDGHSLTFSLTSSSLSSKASFSSQHGDSGHHAGRETCSSNGMLVGNLTTPSEKTLAPRNGLANRVSWCNVQMPSTVAQTMLPSSVTPSYIAEEGSRKRAGAKGIKGRFQQFTRGTKKQSDTFVSDNLTSYQSTFAPRSHSVVSPLLDSVLCSGTSVLEDSNPAGYCSTYHKPKTVSTTDRCLAVPPAEHLSAVQSSGSVGNRHPVRPMQERRCDGKLVVPALTSFEQVPRVTASKGLSSGVRK is encoded by the coding sequence ATGGTCACCTCACGAGGCAAGGTGAGGGGTCATGTGAAGCCGGCTTCGCCGGCTTCGGCGAAGGATGCAGCTGCATtcttcgctgccgcctccacggcaGTCACCGCCTCCAAAACATCTCACTCGAGCAACGATGGACACAACCCCCTCATCAATGACCTCTTAAAGGATCTTGACAAGAACTCTTCGAAGGACGTCCACGGTCTCGGTCACGTGCAAGAGCAGAGCGGTAGCAATGCTAACAGCTTTTCGAACTTCGATCtacagctgcggcggcccaGCGAGGAATCGACGGCGAGTTGCCGTAGCAGCACCCGAAATCGTGACAAGACAGCCACGGATATTCTCTGCAAGACTGGTCAGCACTTTGTGCACGCCATGTGGATGCACAAGCTTGAGGATTTCTTCTGCCCTGCTGACGGTGAAAGCGCGGAGGACGTGCTGCGACGCCAGCTGCGCAAGAAAGAtgaagaggaggtggaggcggtggtgctgacgttagtggagctgctcgaggaggtgcgcaagGCACGGAGCCAATTAGTGCCACTCGCCGGCTCACTCTCGTTGCTCGACATGCCTGGGCGAAAGCGTGCCTCCTTCAATAGCATGCACTCCGCAGTGAGCACGGCCAGCCTCATGCGGCCACCGGTGCATGAGACGAATCAGCTCGCCATGGCCTACGATCAGCAGGGAAACCGCATGATTAACTGCTACCGTGTGATCGCGAATCTAGGACGTGGCGCGTACGGCAAAGTGAAGCTTGGAGTCGACACTAACACTGGCCAGATGGTAGCCATCAAAATAATTGACAAGAAGCTTCTCAAGAGGATCGGTGGcatgggcagcagcaaccaggaggcggcgctgaagcgcGAGATCGCCATCATGAAGAAAGTGCGCCACCGAAACTGCGTATCTCTATACGAGGTTATCGACGACCCGGATTCGCACATACTCTACCTAATCATGGAGTATGTGCCAAACGGGCCCGTTGTTCGGCTGAAACCGCAGGAACTCAGCCGTACTGCCCTGGAGTCTATCGAGGCGGGCATTCCGCTAAGCGGCGAGGTCTGCGACAAGGCCCTGATGCGTTGTGCGGTGCGGCAGTCCGCCAACGGCGATACTGCGTCCCTCACCGAGGCAGAGATCAACAGTAATCCGACAGTTTTCCTCTGCAAGCCGCTTAGCCAGCACATCTGTGCGCTGTACCTGCGCCAACTTGTGAGTGGACTTCGATATATGCACAAGCGAAACCTCGTTCACCACGACATCAAGCCGGACAATATCTTGGTTGGCACCAACCATCACGTTTTTCTCAGCGACTTCGGTGTTAGTGAGATCCTCTCCACTCGGCAGGAGGTGAAAAATGCTGTGAAGAAAAATCGTGGCAGCACGAGCGACGACCTCATTAGCGAACACTCCTTCGAATCCGACGCTAGCGATTCAACCAGTGAGGATGACGCTGGCAAACCTCGCCTGGGCGGTGGCACGCTCCTCTTCACCGCGCCGGAGCTGTTTGACACCTCGGTGACTAAAAGATTGCTGGATCCCCACCTGACCGACGTCTGGGCGCTCGGCGTCACGCTCTACTGCATGCTGGTTGGCATGTCCCCGTTTTTTGGTAACACGTACGCCGAGGTGCGCGCGAACATCCTCACGCAGACGTACCCGTGGTGCGGCAAGACGATGTACGGGACCCCACTGGCGGCGGAGTGGCGGGTCGTGCTGAACGGGCTGCTGGCCAAGAACCCCAACAATCGCTGGTCGCTGGCGCGGCTCAAGTCGTTCCTCGACCAACAGAGCTTTCAGCAGGCCATGCGGCAGAGTGCGTTCCTCGAGGCATCGACGCGGAATCGTTCCTTGACCTCCCTGGACGGCGACGCATCCCCCTCCACTTCCACAGCTCAGCGCGCCGCTGGCTTGGCAGCGTCGTTGTCGACCGGGACGGTCGCCAAGGGACTcaagctgccgctggtgtgTAGCTCAGTGGCGAAGGGCACGaacgcctccctccctccccctcgcgtGGTTTCTTCTCCCAGGGCCGTTTCCGCCTTGCCAAtggaggcgagcagcgcggcTCGCAACTTGTGGGACTTTGACGTctcggagaaggaggtgcggGGCGCCACGCGAACGGTGAAGGTCGAGGTGATGCGGCAGACGACCGTTCTctcggcgcacacgcgcaccatTGTGCGCCGCTACGTCGAATGGATTcgcgcatgcatgcacgcTCGGAACTTCATTCCACTGGGCTGCGCGTCCCCGTTAAGTAGAAAGTCGAAGGTTGGTTCCCTGGTCTCCGTGCAGATGTGCGCTGGCGCCAACAAGAGCAGCAAAACGTTGACCGCCAGCGGTGAAAAGGCACATGTGACGCACGTCCCTGTTCTCGCTGTGGCGGCAAGGTTTCACCAAGCCAGCGAGGCCAGCCCCATAGACACTAGATCTTGCGTGTGTCCTCCGCGGAGGAGCCCCCATTCACCGGCGGGAGATACTCGTGCGGGGAGGCAAAGGAagggcagctgcagcagcaatAACGGCGGTGGTCGCGCGCTCACTTGCGGCAGCCTGGAAAACCGCGCCTTGGACGGCAGATTGCAGTCGCTGGATGCCGCCCTCTCAATAGTGAACTTGCAGAGCACCTTCGATGGGCACTCCCTCACCTTTAGCTTGACGTCATCGAGTCTCTCCTCGAAGgcttccttttcttcgcAGCACGGGGACAGTGGGCACCACGCTGGCAGGGAAACCTGCAGCAGTAACGGCATGCTGGTGGGCAACTTGACAACTCCGAGCGAGAAAACGCTGGCGCCCAGGAATGGGTTGGCCAACAGAGTCAGTTGGTGTAATGTGCAGATGCCATCGACGGTCGCGCAGACGATGCTGCCCAGCAGCGTGACGCCTTCATATATTGCTGAGGAGGGTAGCCGAAAACGGGCGGGTGCAAAAGGCATCAAGGGCCGGTTCCAACAATTCACGCGCGGCACGAAAAAACAGAGCGACACCTTCGTCAGTGACAACCTCACCTCTTATCAATCCACGTTTGCACCCAGGTCACATTCCGTGGTGTCGCCGTTGCTCGACTCGGTTCTCTGTAGCGGCACCAGTGTCTTGGAAGACAGCAACCCCGCTGGGTACTGTAGTACATACCATAAGCCGAAGACTGTCAGCACGACTGACCGTTGTCTTGCCGTGCCACCAGCCGAGCACCTCTCGGCGGTGCAGTCGTCAGGCTCGGTGGGCAACAGACACCCCGTAAGGCCGATGCAGGAGCGCCGTTGTGACGGTAAACTGGTTGTTCCAGCCTTGACATCCTTCGAGCAGGTGCCGCGCGTCACGGCCTCGAAGGGGCTTTCCTCCGGTGTTCGGAAATGA